ACGCCATGACGCCCCCCAGATCCCCCCGCACGAAAAAGGCGCTGTAGGCGATCAGGGCAGCCGAGAGGCCCGCAATGAGCGAGAGAGCGGTTTTGATCACGTTCACCCCCCCATGCTAGTGCAGAGGCCAGCGCCACCGCTGTCGGGCAGGGCACCATACCGGAAGACAGCAGGCAGCCTTCCCCTGACCCGGAGCCTCCCCACAACAACTCAGCGCGCAGACAGGTCATTCATGAAACAGACTTCAGTGCCACGAAAACGGCGCACGTCGTCCAGCGTCGCCCCGCCCGTGCCGAAGCCCGTACTCGTCTTCACGAACTCCGCCCCGGCCCGCACCACCGCCGCCGTCGCCTCCCGCTTCTGCTCATCGGTCAGGAAGCACGTTAGGGTGGTCACCTTCAGCACCGCGTCCGGAATCGCGCGGCGCACCGCGCGCACATCCGCCTCCACCGCGTCCCACTCATTCGCCAGTGCCGCGCCGATGTGAATCACCCTCTCCACCTCGTCCGCACCCGCCTCCACACTCAGGCGGGCCTCCAGAGCCTTCTGCTCGCTGCTCACCGCACCCAGCGGGAACCCACACACCGCCCCACCACCTTCACGTCCGACCCCGCCAGTTCCCCCTTCACCAGCCCAATGAACACCGGATTCAGGCACACCGCGAAGAACGAATGTTCACGCGCCCCGGCGCACAAGTTCACGATGTCCGCGCGGGTGGCGGTAGGCTTCAGGAGGGTATGGGGGTGGACGAAGACAGCTTCACGCCCCCCAGAATACCCCCCCCAGCCTAAGAAAGATTGACCCGAAAGGCGGAGAGGGAAGGATGGAGGCCAGTTGCGAGAAGGTGAGGTGGCCATGGCCTGGCCGTAGTCGTTGCCAAAGCAAAGAATCCGCCGTGTGGCGGACCCTTAGAGAGGATTGGAAATTGACGGGTGATAATTAGGGATGACCGTCCTATTCAAAATCCTCTTCAGGAAATTCCTCTAGCTTGGTCAAAAATTCTAAGATGCTGGAGGCTATTGGAATGGGCTTGCTTCGAGTATCATTGTACCAAGCATAAACACTTAGATCAGTGCTGTTAATCCGAATCAGTAGAATGTTTCCACCACCATCGCGAGCTATAGGAAAAAATTCTACCTCTTTAAATAACGACTGTTTTATCTTAAGTGCACTCTCAGCATCAGAATCCCCATTTCCTAAATTTAAAAAGTTGTTCACAGTAAAATCATTATTGTCTCCGTATT
The DNA window shown above is from Deinococcus depolymerans and carries:
- a CDS encoding SMI1/KNR4 family protein, with the translated sequence MNQIEKALETNKVSGRSKADLLPSSVVDNLADEIGIRNPQWRDLYIALNGGHPEKDYYQYGDNNDFTVNNFLNLGNGDSDAESALKIKQSLFKEVEFFPIARDGGGNILLIRINSTDLSVYAWYNDTRSKPIPIASSILEFLTKLEEFPEEDFE